A DNA window from Sulfitobacter sp. BSw21498 contains the following coding sequences:
- the ubiB gene encoding 2-polyprenylphenol 6-hydroxylase gives MRGPHNIWRLIRTGATLERTGAMNVVLDAFDATPALRFVAKALGKPFKFLGYAGDPAMPPATRALTALGPAYIKFGQVLSTRPDVVGDELAVQLRVLQDKLPPFSIEQAKAEVEKELGLPVSAIFSEFSEPVAAASIAQVHRATIAETQEDVAVKVLRPGIEKAFRKDVDAFYLAARMVELFSPGSRRLRPMEVIEHFDGVVRGELDLRLESSAASEFAANTKGDAGFQLPAIKWEYSARRVMTLGWADGVSMGDNDAIDAAGHDRVALGDRVLQLFLNHALRDGYFHADMHQGNLKVAPNGDIIAYDFGIMGHIDEYTRRVYAEILFGFIRKDYKRVAEVHFEAGYVPADKDVDEFARALRAVGEPIFGMDATRISMARLLTYLFEVTERFGMETRTELILLQRTMVVVEGVARSLNPHINIWEVSNPIVTDYISKSIGPRAVIKDLSKTAMVLARFGPRLPALVESALIRQQEETPPPRPAFRRWIILSAIVGAGTATGIIAVLQALS, from the coding sequence ATGCGCGGACCTCACAATATCTGGCGGTTGATCCGCACCGGTGCAACTTTGGAGCGGACCGGCGCGATGAATGTCGTGCTCGACGCTTTTGACGCGACTCCTGCCTTGCGGTTCGTCGCCAAGGCGCTTGGCAAGCCGTTCAAGTTTCTGGGCTATGCTGGCGATCCGGCGATGCCACCCGCCACCCGTGCGCTCACCGCGCTTGGCCCCGCCTACATCAAATTTGGTCAGGTGCTGTCCACGCGCCCCGATGTCGTGGGCGACGAACTGGCGGTGCAGCTGCGCGTATTGCAAGACAAGCTGCCGCCGTTTTCGATCGAACAGGCCAAGGCCGAAGTCGAGAAAGAGTTGGGCCTGCCGGTCAGTGCGATTTTCTCTGAGTTCAGCGAACCTGTCGCTGCCGCCTCTATCGCGCAGGTGCACCGCGCAACCATCGCCGAGACCCAAGAAGACGTGGCCGTCAAAGTGCTCCGCCCCGGTATCGAGAAAGCGTTCCGCAAGGATGTCGATGCCTTCTATCTGGCGGCGCGTATGGTTGAACTCTTCTCTCCCGGATCGCGCCGCCTGCGCCCGATGGAGGTGATCGAGCATTTCGATGGCGTCGTACGGGGCGAGCTGGATTTGCGGCTCGAATCCTCTGCCGCGTCTGAATTTGCCGCGAACACCAAAGGCGACGCAGGGTTCCAACTGCCTGCGATCAAATGGGAATATTCCGCCCGACGTGTGATGACGCTGGGCTGGGCCGATGGCGTATCCATGGGGGATAACGATGCGATTGACGCCGCGGGTCACGACCGTGTCGCGTTAGGCGATCGCGTATTGCAGCTGTTCCTGAACCACGCGCTACGCGACGGGTATTTCCATGCAGACATGCATCAGGGCAATCTTAAGGTCGCACCGAACGGGGATATCATCGCCTATGATTTCGGCATCATGGGCCACATCGACGAATACACCCGCCGTGTTTATGCCGAGATTCTGTTTGGCTTTATCCGCAAAGATTACAAACGCGTGGCAGAGGTGCACTTCGAAGCGGGCTATGTGCCTGCCGACAAAGATGTCGACGAATTCGCCCGTGCCCTGCGCGCCGTGGGGGAGCCTATTTTCGGCATGGACGCGACCCGCATTTCGATGGCGCGGCTGCTGACCTATCTGTTTGAGGTCACCGAACGCTTCGGGATGGAGACGCGGACCGAGCTGATCTTGCTGCAACGCACCATGGTCGTCGTCGAAGGGGTCGCCCGTTCGCTCAACCCGCATATCAACATCTGGGAAGTGTCGAACCCGATCGTGACGGATTACATCTCTAAATCCATCGGTCCACGCGCAGTGATCAAAGACCTGAGCAAGACCGCGATGGTGCTCGCACGTTTCGGCCCGCGGTTGCCTGCGCTGGTCGAAAGTGCGTTGATCCGGCAGCAGGAAGAAACGCCGCCGCCCCGTCCGGCCTTCCGGCGGTGGATTATCCTGTCGGCGATTGTGGGCGCAGGGACCGCAACGGGGATTATTGCGGTTTTGCAGGCGCTCAGCTAG
- a CDS encoding enoyl-CoA hydratase, whose product MAYETITVDVDNHIALVTLNRPDAMNALNDQLMTELADALKSAQENEKVRCIVITGSEKAFAAGADIAMMRDKSFVDVFAGDLFTPETDQIMRVRKPIIAAVSGYALGGGCELAMMCDFIICSESAKFGQPEINLGVVAGIGGTQRLTRAIGKSKAMDMNLTGRFMDAAEAERAGLVSRVVPVKKLMEETMAAAAKIAEKSMISTMVVKEAVNRSFEVPLREGLLFERRVFHSLFATEDQKEGMSAFLEKREAQFRDK is encoded by the coding sequence ATGGCTTATGAAACGATCACGGTCGACGTCGACAACCACATCGCGCTTGTCACGCTGAACCGTCCTGACGCAATGAACGCATTGAATGACCAGCTGATGACAGAGCTGGCCGATGCATTGAAATCGGCTCAGGAAAACGAAAAAGTCCGCTGCATCGTGATCACCGGCTCGGAGAAGGCCTTTGCCGCCGGTGCCGATATTGCCATGATGCGCGACAAAAGCTTTGTCGACGTCTTTGCCGGTGATCTTTTCACCCCAGAGACCGACCAGATCATGCGTGTGCGCAAACCCATCATCGCTGCCGTGTCGGGCTATGCCCTTGGCGGCGGTTGCGAACTGGCGATGATGTGTGACTTTATCATCTGTTCGGAAAGCGCCAAGTTCGGCCAGCCCGAGATCAATCTGGGCGTTGTCGCCGGCATTGGTGGCACCCAGCGTCTGACCCGTGCGATCGGCAAATCCAAAGCAATGGATATGAACCTGACGGGCCGCTTTATGGATGCAGCCGAAGCAGAACGCGCGGGCCTTGTGTCACGTGTGGTTCCGGTCAAAAAGCTGATGGAAGAAACGATGGCAGCCGCGGCAAAGATCGCCGAGAAATCCATGATCTCGACCATGGTGGTCAAAGAGGCGGTAAACAGGTCCTTCGAAGTGCCGCTACGCGAAGGTCTGCTGTTTGAACGCCGCGTTTTCCATTCGCTGTTTGCAACGGAAGATCAAAAAGAAGGCATGTCCGCCTTCCTAGAAAAGCGCGAAGCACAGTTCCGCGACAAGTAA
- a CDS encoding phosphoserine transaminase, which yields MAITTPTSRPTNPRFSSGPCAKPPAYDLAKLASAPLGRSHRAAPGKAKLFEAIETTREILGVPADYKIGIVPASDTGAYEMAMWSLLGERPAEMVAWESFGAGWVTDAVKQLKIEHTVHTADYGQIVDMSALNYDHDVCFTWNGTTSGVRVPTGDVIPSDRKGLTLCDATSAAFAMDLPWDKLDVTTFSWQKVLGGEAAHGMLILSPRAVERLESYTPAWPLPKIFRLTKGGKLIEGIFKGETINTPSMLCVEDYLLALDWAKSVGGLKGLIARADANTAAITGFVETHDWIDFLAVDPATRSNTSVCLKFNDDRIKDGAAFAKAVAKRLADEDVALDIGAYRDAPAGLRIWCGGTVEASDIQAMLPWLEWAFEAEINA from the coding sequence ATGGCTATTACGACACCGACCTCGCGGCCTACGAATCCGCGTTTTTCTTCTGGCCCGTGTGCCAAACCCCCTGCTTATGACCTGGCGAAGCTTGCGAGCGCGCCATTGGGACGCAGCCACCGCGCAGCGCCCGGCAAGGCAAAATTGTTTGAAGCAATTGAAACCACCCGTGAAATTCTAGGCGTACCTGCTGACTATAAAATTGGCATCGTTCCCGCTTCCGACACCGGTGCGTATGAAATGGCGATGTGGTCACTGCTTGGCGAGCGCCCTGCAGAAATGGTCGCATGGGAATCATTTGGCGCGGGCTGGGTTACGGATGCCGTAAAACAGCTCAAGATAGAGCACACGGTACATACAGCTGATTACGGACAAATTGTCGATATGTCGGCGTTAAACTATGACCATGATGTATGCTTCACTTGGAATGGGACTACCTCTGGCGTGCGCGTTCCAACCGGCGATGTCATCCCATCCGACCGCAAGGGATTGACCTTGTGCGATGCAACGTCCGCTGCTTTCGCAATGGATTTGCCCTGGGACAAACTGGATGTGACAACATTCAGCTGGCAGAAAGTTCTGGGTGGCGAAGCCGCGCACGGGATGCTGATCCTCAGCCCTCGGGCTGTCGAACGGCTTGAAAGCTATACGCCTGCATGGCCACTTCCTAAGATTTTCCGCCTGACCAAAGGTGGCAAGCTGATCGAAGGTATTTTCAAAGGCGAGACAATCAACACGCCTTCCATGCTCTGCGTTGAAGATTATCTGCTGGCCTTGGATTGGGCGAAATCCGTGGGTGGACTGAAAGGTCTGATCGCGCGTGCCGATGCCAATACGGCAGCCATCACAGGATTTGTGGAAACACACGATTGGATCGATTTCTTGGCGGTTGATCCGGCGACACGGTCGAACACATCAGTATGCCTGAAGTTCAATGACGACCGGATCAAAGACGGCGCAGCCTTCGCAAAAGCTGTGGCCAAACGTCTGGCTGACGAGGATGTAGCATTGGACATTGGAGCTTATCGCGATGCTCCTGCCGGTCTGCGCATCTGGTGCGGCGGCACCGTCGAAGCCTCTGATATCCAGGCGATGTTACCCTGGCTTGAATGGGCTTTCGAAGCTGAAATCAACGCCTAA
- the mutM gene encoding bifunctional DNA-formamidopyrimidine glycosylase/DNA-(apurinic or apyrimidinic site) lyase, which yields MPELPEVETVRRGLSPVMEGQVIARAEVNRPDLRWPFPPDMAARLTGQRVTQLRRRSKYILADLSSGESLLVHLGMSGRMLISGDPLGQFVHDHPAPEKHDHVVFHMGNGARVTFNDPRRFGAMDLLDTASADSHKLLSAIGPEPLGNDFHEAHLIGALKGKNTPIKTALLDQRIVAGLGNIYVCETLYRAGIHPARKAGRISAARVGGLVPIIRDVLNAAITAGGSTLRDFKRADGELGYFQHSFDVYGREAQPCRTQGCAHQIARIVQSGRSSFYCPQCQR from the coding sequence ATGCCTGAGTTGCCAGAGGTCGAAACAGTACGTCGCGGTTTGTCCCCCGTGATGGAGGGTCAGGTGATTGCCCGCGCCGAGGTGAACCGCCCCGATTTGCGCTGGCCTTTCCCCCCAGATATGGCCGCAAGGCTGACAGGACAACGGGTGACCCAGCTGCGCAGGCGGTCAAAATACATTCTGGCGGATCTATCCTCGGGAGAATCGCTGCTGGTGCATCTGGGAATGTCCGGCCGGATGCTGATCTCGGGCGATCCGTTGGGGCAATTCGTGCATGACCACCCCGCCCCCGAAAAACATGATCACGTTGTGTTTCATATGGGCAACGGTGCGCGGGTAACATTCAACGATCCGCGCCGCTTTGGCGCGATGGATCTTTTGGATACGGCCAGTGCCGACAGCCATAAGCTGCTGTCGGCCATCGGGCCAGAGCCGCTTGGCAATGATTTCCACGAGGCGCACCTGATTGGCGCGCTGAAAGGCAAGAACACCCCGATCAAGACCGCTCTGCTGGACCAGCGGATCGTGGCGGGGCTGGGGAATATCTATGTCTGCGAAACACTTTACCGCGCGGGCATCCACCCGGCGCGCAAGGCGGGGCGCATATCAGCGGCCCGTGTTGGCGGGCTGGTCCCGATCATCCGCGACGTCCTGAACGCAGCGATCACCGCAGGTGGATCGACCTTACGCGATTTCAAACGCGCTGACGGAGAGTTGGGCTATTTCCAGCACAGCTTTGACGTGTACGGGCGCGAGGCGCAGCCCTGCCGCACCCAAGGCTGCGCCCATCAGATTGCCCGCATCGTGCAGTCCGGGCGCTCTTCCTTCTACTGCCCGCAATGCCAAAGATAA
- the tdh gene encoding L-threonine 3-dehydrogenase yields the protein MSNQMKALCKSEPREGLWMTRAPVPEIGPDDVLIKVNKTGICGTDIHIWNWDEWAQKTVPVPLITGHEFAGEIVELGRNVTDLSIGQRCSGEGHLIGKTSRQSRSGKFHLDPATRGIGVNEQGAFAQYLRLPAFNVVPLPDTISDDIGAILDPLGNAVHTALSFDLVGEDVLITGAGPIGIMAAAVARHVGARHVVITDVNPARLELAAKVADVVPVDVRQEDLADVIARLKMKQGFDVGMEMSGNQTALDQMVEAMTMGGRIAMLGIPPGKSPVDWSRIVFKAITVKGVYGREIFETWYKMIAMLENGLDVSAIITHRFDADDFETGFATMRSGASGKVVLDWTGA from the coding sequence ATGAGCAACCAAATGAAAGCGCTGTGCAAATCCGAGCCGCGTGAGGGGCTGTGGATGACCCGCGCGCCTGTGCCAGAGATCGGGCCGGATGATGTGCTGATCAAGGTGAACAAAACTGGCATCTGCGGGACCGATATTCATATCTGGAACTGGGACGAATGGGCGCAAAAAACCGTGCCTGTCCCGTTGATCACGGGTCATGAATTCGCCGGAGAGATCGTAGAGCTGGGGCGCAATGTCACCGATCTGAGCATCGGTCAGCGGTGCTCGGGCGAGGGGCACCTCATCGGCAAAACCTCACGCCAGTCGCGGTCGGGCAAATTCCACCTTGATCCCGCCACCCGCGGGATCGGCGTGAACGAACAAGGCGCGTTCGCGCAATACCTACGGCTGCCCGCGTTCAACGTGGTGCCGCTGCCCGATACGATTTCCGATGATATCGGTGCTATCCTCGACCCTCTTGGCAATGCGGTCCACACCGCGCTGAGCTTTGATCTGGTGGGCGAGGATGTGTTGATCACCGGCGCAGGCCCCATCGGCATCATGGCCGCCGCGGTCGCGCGCCATGTCGGTGCCCGCCATGTTGTGATCACGGATGTGAACCCCGCACGCCTTGAACTGGCTGCCAAGGTCGCGGACGTCGTGCCTGTCGATGTGCGTCAAGAAGACCTCGCGGATGTCATCGCGCGTCTCAAGATGAAACAGGGTTTTGACGTCGGGATGGAGATGTCGGGCAATCAGACCGCGCTTGACCAGATGGTCGAGGCGATGACCATGGGCGGGCGGATTGCGATGCTGGGCATTCCGCCCGGAAAATCCCCTGTGGATTGGTCGCGCATCGTGTTCAAGGCGATCACGGTCAAAGGCGTCTACGGCCGCGAGATTTTCGAAACCTGGTACAAAATGATCGCCATGCTCGAAAACGGGCTGGATGTCAGTGCGATCATCACGCACCGCTTTGACGCAGATGATTTCGAGACCGGATTTGCGACGATGAGGTCGGGTGCGTCGGGCAAGGTCGTGCTGGACTGGACCGGTGCGTGA
- the serA gene encoding phosphoglycerate dehydrogenase has protein sequence MAPKVLISDKLSDAAVQIFKDRGIDVDFQPDLGKDKDKLAAVIGDYDGLAIRSATKVTDKILANATNLKVIARAGIGTDNIDKDAASKKGVIVMNTPFGNMITTAEHAIAMMFAVARQIPEASASTHAGKWEKSKFMGVELTGKTLGVIGAGNIGGIVCDRARGLKMKVAAYDPFLSEEKAQKMGVEKVELDDLLARADFITLHVPYTDQTANILSKEALAKTKKGVRIINCARGGLVDEEALAEALKSGHVAGAAFDVFKEEPATENPLFGLPNVVCTPHLGAATTEAQENVALQVAEQMSDYLLTGAVTNALNMPSVTAEEAKVMGPWITLAGHLGAFIGQMTDEAVKAINILYDGQVSEMNLNALNCAVVAGIMKRANPDVNMVSAPVVAREKGIQISTTNQDKSGVFDGYVKVTVVTEKRERSIAGTVFSDGKPRFIQIKGINIEAEVGAHMLYTTNDDVPGIIGTLGQTLGAHDVNIANFTLGRSTAKGEAIALLYIDGPLPEKALKDLRDTGLFKQVKELEFEVA, from the coding sequence ATGGCCCCCAAAGTGCTTATTTCCGACAAACTCTCGGACGCCGCAGTTCAAATCTTTAAAGACCGTGGCATTGACGTCGATTTCCAACCCGACCTCGGCAAAGACAAAGACAAGCTCGCCGCCGTGATCGGCGACTATGACGGGCTCGCGATCCGGTCCGCTACGAAGGTAACTGACAAGATTCTCGCAAACGCTACCAACTTGAAGGTAATCGCGCGGGCCGGCATCGGGACGGACAACATCGACAAGGATGCGGCCTCGAAAAAGGGTGTCATCGTGATGAACACCCCCTTCGGCAACATGATCACCACTGCTGAACATGCGATTGCAATGATGTTCGCCGTCGCCCGGCAAATCCCCGAAGCGTCGGCCTCCACGCACGCGGGCAAATGGGAAAAGTCCAAGTTCATGGGTGTTGAACTGACAGGAAAGACCCTTGGCGTGATTGGCGCAGGTAACATCGGTGGTATCGTTTGCGACCGCGCGCGTGGGCTCAAGATGAAAGTTGCCGCCTATGACCCCTTCCTGAGCGAAGAAAAGGCACAGAAGATGGGCGTCGAGAAAGTCGAGTTGGACGACCTGCTGGCCCGCGCCGATTTCATCACATTGCACGTGCCCTATACCGACCAAACCGCCAACATTTTGTCGAAAGAGGCGCTGGCGAAGACGAAAAAAGGTGTGCGGATCATCAACTGCGCCCGCGGTGGCCTTGTTGACGAAGAAGCATTGGCAGAAGCGCTGAAATCCGGCCATGTTGCCGGCGCAGCCTTTGACGTCTTCAAAGAAGAGCCCGCGACCGAGAACCCGCTGTTCGGCCTGCCTAACGTCGTGTGCACGCCCCACCTTGGCGCGGCGACAACCGAGGCGCAGGAAAACGTTGCCCTTCAAGTCGCCGAACAAATGTCTGACTACTTGCTGACCGGTGCGGTCACCAACGCGTTGAACATGCCTTCGGTCACCGCCGAAGAGGCAAAGGTCATGGGCCCATGGATCACATTGGCCGGTCACTTGGGTGCCTTTATTGGCCAGATGACTGACGAAGCCGTTAAGGCAATCAACATTCTGTATGATGGTCAGGTCTCGGAGATGAACCTGAACGCGCTGAACTGCGCGGTCGTGGCGGGCATCATGAAACGTGCCAACCCAGATGTTAACATGGTCAGCGCCCCTGTCGTCGCACGGGAAAAAGGCATCCAGATCAGCACCACCAACCAAGATAAATCTGGTGTGTTTGACGGTTACGTGAAGGTCACGGTTGTTACTGAAAAACGGGAACGTTCGATCGCGGGCACCGTATTCTCGGACGGGAAACCACGGTTCATCCAGATCAAGGGCATCAATATCGAAGCCGAAGTTGGCGCACATATGCTCTATACAACCAACGACGACGTGCCCGGTATCATCGGCACATTGGGGCAGACCCTTGGTGCGCATGACGTCAACATTGCGAACTTCACGCTTGGCCGCTCCACCGCTAAGGGCGAAGCAATTGCATTGCTCTACATTGACGGACCGCTGCCCGAAAAAGCGCTAAAAGATCTGCGCGATACAGGCCTATTCAAGCAGGTCAAAGAGCTCGAATTCGAAGTCGCCTAA
- a CDS encoding glycine C-acetyltransferase, with protein sequence MTQAYLDHVNATLSGIAADGMMKQERMITSPQSGEITVGGRQVINLCANNYLGLADHPDLIASARDAMDPKGFGMASVRFICGTQDIHRELEQKLAAFLGKDDSILFAACFDANGGLFEPLFGPEDAIVSDSLNHASIIDGIRLCKAKRYRYANSDMDDLEGQLKLAREEGARFIMIATDGVFSMDGYLAKLPEITKLAEKYEALVMVDDCHATGFMGPKGEGTPAHFSVDVDILTGTLGKALGGAIGGYIAGPQPVIDLLRQRARPYLFSNSLPPSIVMAGIKALELVEQGDDRRKQLFENAKYWREGLTKLGFDLLPGEHPIIPVMLGEAQLAQDMAARLFEEGVYVSGFFFPVVPRGQARIRTQMNAALTRDELDRALAAFEVAGKACGVLS encoded by the coding sequence ATGACCCAAGCGTATCTAGATCACGTCAACGCCACCCTGTCCGGCATCGCCGCAGACGGTATGATGAAGCAAGAACGCATGATCACCTCGCCGCAATCAGGCGAGATCACGGTGGGCGGGCGTCAGGTCATTAACCTTTGCGCGAACAACTACCTCGGGCTGGCGGACCACCCCGACTTGATTGCCTCTGCCCGCGACGCGATGGACCCCAAGGGGTTTGGCATGGCCTCGGTTCGCTTTATCTGCGGCACGCAGGATATTCACCGCGAGCTTGAACAAAAGCTGGCGGCCTTCCTTGGCAAGGATGATTCCATCCTCTTCGCCGCCTGCTTTGACGCCAACGGTGGGCTGTTCGAGCCGCTTTTCGGACCCGAAGACGCCATTGTGTCGGACAGTCTGAACCACGCGTCGATCATCGACGGCATCCGCCTGTGTAAGGCCAAACGCTACCGCTATGCCAATTCTGACATGGACGACCTTGAAGGGCAGCTGAAGCTCGCCCGCGAGGAAGGCGCGCGGTTTATCATGATCGCAACAGATGGCGTTTTCAGTATGGATGGCTATCTGGCCAAACTGCCTGAAATCACAAAACTGGCCGAGAAATACGAAGCGCTCGTGATGGTCGACGACTGCCACGCGACAGGCTTCATGGGCCCCAAGGGCGAGGGCACGCCCGCACATTTTAGCGTCGATGTTGATATTCTGACGGGCACGTTGGGCAAGGCGCTTGGCGGGGCCATTGGCGGTTATATCGCAGGGCCGCAGCCGGTGATCGATTTGCTGCGCCAACGCGCACGCCCCTATCTTTTTTCGAACTCGCTGCCGCCTTCGATTGTCATGGCGGGGATCAAGGCGCTGGAGCTGGTCGAGCAAGGTGACGACCGCCGCAAGCAACTGTTCGAAAACGCGAAATACTGGCGCGAGGGACTGACCAAACTGGGCTTTGACCTGCTACCTGGCGAACATCCGATTATCCCTGTGATGCTGGGCGAAGCGCAGTTGGCACAAGATATGGCGGCGCGTCTGTTCGAGGAAGGCGTCTATGTTAGCGGATTCTTCTTTCCGGTGGTGCCTCGTGGTCAAGCCCGCATCCGCACCCAGATGAACGCCGCGCTGACACGCGATGAACTGGATCGCGCGCTGGCCGCTTTTGAAGTCGCGGGCAAAGCCTGTGGGGTTCTGTCATGA
- the rpsT gene encoding 30S ribosomal protein S20, producing MANTPQAKKRARQNEARFQINKARRSRIRTFLRKVEEAIESGDKEAATAALRAAQPELMRGVTKGVFHKNTASRKVSRLASRVKALG from the coding sequence ATGGCAAATACACCTCAGGCAAAAAAGCGCGCCCGTCAGAACGAAGCACGTTTTCAAATCAACAAAGCACGTCGTTCGCGCATCCGTACCTTTCTGCGTAAAGTAGAAGAAGCCATTGAATCCGGTGACAAAGAAGCCGCAACAGCCGCCCTGCGCGCTGCTCAGCCTGAGCTGATGCGCGGTGTGACCAAAGGCGTTTTCCACAAGAACACAGCGTCGCGCAAAGTGTCGCGCCTGGCGTCGCGGGTCAAAGCACTGGGCTAA
- the ubiE gene encoding bifunctional demethylmenaquinone methyltransferase/2-methoxy-6-polyprenyl-1,4-benzoquinol methylase UbiE codes for MTNDSDKTTHFGFETVAEGDKAGRVQGVFNSVASKYDIMNDVMSVGIHRVWKEAMMDWLAPRAGQKLLDVAGGTGDVSFKFLGRAGTGHATVLDLTEPMLVAGRKRAEAAAMADSLDWVVGDAMALPFEDNSFDVYTISFGIRNVTRPQEALNEAYRVLRPGGRLMVLEFSQLPNPMMQKAYDLYSFNVIPRMGQMIANDRDSYQYLVESIRNFPDQETFLGMLRTAGFGQAKYRNLSLGIAALHSGWKI; via the coding sequence ATGACAAACGACAGCGACAAAACCACTCATTTCGGATTTGAAACCGTGGCCGAAGGCGACAAGGCCGGACGCGTGCAGGGTGTCTTTAACTCTGTGGCAAGCAAATATGACATCATGAACGACGTGATGAGCGTCGGCATCCACCGCGTCTGGAAAGAAGCGATGATGGATTGGCTGGCCCCGCGTGCAGGACAAAAGCTGCTGGATGTCGCCGGAGGCACGGGAGATGTGTCGTTCAAGTTTCTGGGCCGCGCGGGAACGGGCCATGCCACTGTGCTGGATTTGACCGAACCGATGCTGGTCGCAGGGCGCAAGCGCGCCGAGGCAGCAGCGATGGCGGACAGTCTTGATTGGGTTGTCGGCGATGCGATGGCGCTGCCGTTCGAGGACAACAGCTTTGACGTCTATACCATCAGCTTTGGCATCCGGAACGTAACCCGTCCCCAAGAGGCTTTGAACGAAGCCTACCGCGTGTTGCGCCCCGGCGGGCGTCTCATGGTGCTTGAATTCAGCCAGTTGCCCAATCCGATGATGCAAAAAGCCTATGATCTGTATAGCTTTAACGTCATCCCCCGCATGGGGCAGATGATCGCGAACGACCGTGACAGCTATCAATACCTTGTCGAATCGATCCGCAATTTCCCCGACCAAGAGACCTTTTTAGGTATGCTACGCACCGCGGGCTTTGGGCAGGCGAAATATCGGAACCTGTCGCTGGGCATTGCGGCGCTTCATTCTGGTTGGAAGATTTAA
- a CDS encoding helix-turn-helix domain-containing protein, with the protein MTDNPDAILTQLPARLKAARTAQGLSLDAVAKLSGVSRSMVSQIERGESSPTIATLWNLTRALQVDFAGLLDSAPSPAQIEVLRAAEVPTINNLGSGCRIRILSPPEEAGKHEVYELLIDVGGMLDSQPHTRGAREHLTVLEGTVELHSGEAVGTVHAGDTARYPADVPHRIAATDGPVRAFLVVQDA; encoded by the coding sequence ATGACGGATAATCCAGACGCTATACTGACGCAACTTCCCGCCCGCCTGAAGGCCGCGCGCACCGCACAGGGTCTGAGCCTTGATGCGGTCGCCAAGCTGTCAGGCGTGTCGCGGTCCATGGTCAGCCAGATCGAGCGCGGCGAAAGCAGCCCTACCATCGCAACCTTGTGGAACCTGACCCGCGCCTTGCAGGTAGATTTCGCAGGTTTGCTGGACAGCGCCCCGAGCCCTGCCCAGATCGAAGTGCTACGGGCCGCAGAGGTGCCAACGATCAATAACCTCGGCTCCGGCTGCCGCATCCGCATCCTCTCGCCACCCGAAGAGGCGGGCAAACACGAAGTCTATGAACTGCTGATTGACGTCGGCGGTATGCTGGACAGCCAGCCCCATACGCGGGGTGCACGCGAACACCTGACAGTCTTGGAAGGCACGGTAGAGCTGCACAGCGGGGAGGCCGTCGGCACAGTCCACGCAGGTGATACAGCGCGCTATCCAGCCGACGTGCCGCACCGGATCGCTGCAACGGATGGTCCTGTACGGGCGTTTCTAGTGGTGCAGGACGCCTAG